The following proteins come from a genomic window of Athalia rosae chromosome 1, iyAthRosa1.1, whole genome shotgun sequence:
- the LOC105693502 gene encoding lethal(3)malignant brain tumor-like protein 3 isoform X5 has protein sequence MDEEVLVDEIHKNDKSDTQLMGDRATAVMPLLYIQPGKLRAGQPINGTPTATTSSPPQLATIINPITSGQNKVFVQGLSQVSVAQNKQHIVIHRPITTLSSTTSNLPQKHIVLRKSTATTAQILPMPSSQGTQSHPPTGKHAFAYLSNLIKPNKSREPVILPAGVVPAPQSSKQKLVITPVISQLSPATTGNTTTVQSQSSKHSSNLLLPVTMPQHSGPVKQGMFNLKINNGQLSADHKGTITVLRESKGGNSGLQPPPLHPLTKMGLLKSVKGSGSAKDGIKITENADSAVITPIPSKDEEAPPEKRKKTISNILRGNSDKRAKKQPAKSVQDTAPSVKPPPKNSELDKEKDKKQQNDDDITLIKVVPSEDKRLRQDSALDDEIKIEIIKAMPSKDDTVTDLHHERKAGSHAVESKEAVNSSHQNDPNFDPAKALDWQDGVGTLPGSTLKFRMNEFGMMEMVEEEDNKQVKSKNSGDKENVCLSQNSSNASSAPAISGDKKVDEKQPRSTVPDTIYYCDNCNCYGLAAEFESPNSCSRSCTELLATKRAAMSRRERDVRDLRAKRKRKKLLQEHGYTYQNQQQQQQKQAQMQQSQGQSEECEQDQQIEVDEPTKDKSETDEEVKYSTSTPNEESQDDPESKYPWQTGKRGFSWAKYLEHSKAKAAPVKLFKDAFPYTKNQFKLGMKLEGIDPEHPSHYCVLTVVEVLGYRIRLHFDGYPENYDFWVNADSMDIFPVGWAEKNGHKLDPPKGYVATNFNWNAYLKTCKAPAAPKNIFSNKNTLFPTGFRQGMKLEAVDRKHSSLVCVASIAELMDSRILVHFDSWDEVYDYWADASSPYIHPVGWCHHNGHSLTPPNSYKDPKFFTWESYLRDNRAVAAPARAFKQRPPCGFKRGMKLEAVDKRVPLLIRVATVEDVKDHVLKIRFDGWPENHAYWVDDDSPDIHPMGWCMKTGHPLEPPLTPENLTDRPECGTHGCRGIGHVKGPKFAAHNSASGCPYSPQNLNRIRPLPDRLNVKQECCDFDEDIHERPKSDKLERIKMERSEKSDKYSYHEERGDRIAAKVENNESFEIKYEKTESSEKSGKYRQQQSDGQTDDDEVSKKRIKRRQMSEEASLSPGAYFGDNSAISMQYATNIPDKQLRTEIYHSVYNPGYNPLPEAPHIWAKHSNALNRVVAKQNTDPRRWSNEEVIKFIHSVPNCREIGSIFRKHSIDGEAFLMLTQEDLVTLLGLRLGPAIKLYNSIVLLRRRAA, from the exons ATGGATGAAGAAGTATTGGTAgatgaaatacataagaacGACAAAAGTGATACTCAATTGATGGGGGACCGAGCAACCGCCGTCATGCCTCTATTGTATATTCAGCCAGGCAAGCTACGAGCTGGACAGCCAATAAATGGGACTCCTACTGCAACTACATCTTCCCCTCCTCAGCTAGCCACAATTATCAATCCG ATTACTAGTGGTCAAAACAAAGTATTTGTGCAAGGATTATCTCAAGTTAGCGTTGCTCAGAATAAACAACACATTGTCATTCATCGACCGATTACCACATTGAGTTCAACGACCAGCAATTTGCCACAAAAGCACATagttttgagaaaatcaaCTGCTACCACAGCGCAAATTTTACCCATGCCCTCTTCACAAGGAACCCAATCTCATCCACCGACAGGAAAACATGCCTTTGCTTATCTCAGTAATCTCATCAAACCTAACAAATCCAGGGAACCTGTTATTTTACCCGCAG GAGTAGTCCCTGCGCCACAAAGTTCTAAACAAAAACTGGTAATCACACCTGTGATATCGCAGTTGTCACCGGCAACAACTGGAAACACTACCACTGTACAAAGTCAGTCTTCGAAACACAGTAGTAATTTGTTGTTGCCTGTCACTATGCCGCAACATAGTGGTCCAGTCAAACAAGGCatgtttaatttgaaaataaacaatGGGCAACTCAGTGCAGATCATAAAGGAACTATCACAG TGTTGCGTGAGTCAAAAGGCGGCAATTCTGGACTTCAACCTCCACCTTTACATCCCTTAACTAAAATGGGCCTGCTGAAATCGGTAAAAGGAAGTGGAAGTGCAAAAGACGGTATTAAAATAACAGAGAATGCTGACTCAGCGGTCATAACACCAATTCCTAGTAAAGATGAGGAGGCACCACCGGAAAAACGCAAGAAAACTATAAGCAATATTTTACGGGGAAACAGCGACAAACGGGCGAAGAAACAGCCAGCAAAGTCAGTTCAGGACACCGCTCCCAGTGTCAAGCCCCCACCAAAAAATTCTGAACTAGAtaaggaaaaagataaaaagcaGCAGAATGACGATGACATAACTTTAATCAAAGTGGTACCTAGTGAAGATAAGAGACTCAGGCAAGACTCCGCATTGGATgacgagataaaaatagaaatcatAAAGGCAATGCCAAGCAAAGACGATACTGTGACTGACTTGCACCACGAACGCAAGGCCGGAAGTCATGCTGTTGAATCTAAGGAGGCGGTCAACTCCTCTCATCAAAATGATCCAAACTTTGATCCTGCCAAGGCACTCGATTGGCAAGACGGTGTTGGGACATTGCCTGGAAGTACGCTTAAG TtccgaatgaatgaatttggGATGATGGAGATGGTTGAAGAAGAGGATAACAAAcaagtgaaaagtaaaaatagtGGTGATAAAGAGAATGTGTGTTTGTCCCAGAACTCGTCCAATGCCAGCTCTGCTCCTGCAATAAGCGGTGATAAGAAAG TTGATGAAAAGCAACCTCGATCCACTGTTCCagatacaatttattattgcGATAATTGTAACTGCTACGGTTTAGCTGCCGAATTCGAGAGTCCAAACTCTTGTAGCCGCTCGTGTACTGAACTATTGGCGACAAAAAGGGCTGCTATGTCGCGAAGAGAGAGGGATGTGAG AGACTTACGTGCGAAACGGAAACGCAAGAAATTATTGCAAGAACATGGCTATACCTATCAAaatcaacaacagcagcaacagaaaCAAGCTCAAATGCAACAGTCGCAGGGACAGTCAGAAGAATGTGAGCAGGACCAGCAAATTGAAGTAGATGAACCGACCAAGGATAAGTCCGAAACGGATGAAGAAGTGAAATACTCGACATCTACTCCCAATGAAGAGAGTCAGGATGACCCTGAATCTAag TATCCCTGGCAAACTGGTAAACGAGGGTTCTCCTGGGCAAAGTATTTAGAGCACAGCAAAGCCAAGGCAGCACCAGTAAAGTTATTCAAGGATGCTTTTCCATACACTAAAAACCAATTCAAACTTGGAATGAAGTTGGAAGGTATCGATCCTGAACATCCATCTCATTATTGCGTTCTGACCGTCGTCGAAGTTCTGG GTTATCGAATACGCTTACACTTTGATGGATATCCGGAGAACTACGACTTTTGGGTGAACGCTGATAGTATGGATATTTTCCCTGTTGGATGGGCGGAAAAAAACGGGCATAAACTTGACCCACCCAAAGGTTATGTGGCTACTAATTTCAATTGGAACGCCTATCTTAAAACCTGTAAAGCTCCCGCGGCtccgaaaaatatattttcaaacaaaaac ACACTTTTTCCAACCGGATTCCGGCAGGGCATGAAACTTGAAGCGGTAGATAGGAAACACTCCTCTCTCGTATGTGTTGCTAGCATCGCAGAGCTCATGGACTCGCGAATATTAGTACACTTTGATTCTTGGGATGAAGTCTACGACTATTGGGCAGATGCAAGTTCTCCGTACATTCATCCTGTGGGATGGTGTCATCACAACGGTCACAGCCTTACACCACCCAATA GTTATAAAGacccaaaatttttcacctgggAATCCTATCTGAGAGACAATAGAGCTGTCGCTGCGCCTGCGAGAGCGTTCAAACAACGTCCACCTTGTGGATTCAAACGTGGTATGAAATTAGAAGCTGTCGACAAAAGGGTGCCTCTGCTAATCAGAGTTGCAACTGTTGAGGATGTTAAGGATCATGT gTTAAAGATTCGCTTCGATGGCTGGCCCGAAAATCATGCCTACTGGGTTGACGATGATTCACCCGATATACACCCGATGGGGTGGTGCATGAAAACAGGACATCCTCTGGAGCCACCTTTGA CTCCTGAAAATTTGACCGATCGCCCCGAGTGTGGAACCCACGGATGTCGCGGCATCGGTCACGTCAAAGGTCCGAAGTTTGCCGCACACAACTCTGCATCTGGCTGTCCGTACTCACCACAAAATCTGAACCGAATCAGACCATTACCAGACAGATTGAACGTCAAACAAGAGTGTTGCGATTTTGATGAAGATATTCATGAGAGACCGAAAAGCGACAAactcgaaagaataaaaatggaacGTAGCGAGAAGAGTGACAAATATTCGTACCACGAGGAACGGGGAGACAGAATTGCTGCTAAAGTAGAAAACAACGAATCGTTTGAAATTAAATACGAGAAAACTGAAAGCTCCGAAAA GTCTGGAAAATATCGACAGCAGCAAAGCGACGGCCAAACAGATGATGATGAGGTGTCCAAAAAACGGATCAAACG GCGACAAATGTCGGAAGAAGCTTCTCTGTCACCGGGAGCATATTTCGGGGATAATTCGGCGATTTCGATGCAGTACGCAACGAACATACCCGACAAACAACTTAGAACCGAAATTTATCACTCGGTTTACAATCCTGGATACAATCCCCTCCCGGAGGCTCCTCATATATGGGCAAAGCACAGCAATGCACTGAACAGAGTGGTCGCGAAGCAGAACACCGACCCTCGTCGATGGTCTAACGAGGAGGTCATCAAGTTTATACACAGCGTTCCTAATTGTCGAGAAATCGGCAGCATTTTCAGAAAACAC AGCATCGACGGAGAGGCATTCTTGATGTTGACGCAGGAAGATTTGGTCACATTACTGGGCTTGCGATTAGGCCCTGCGATAAAATTGTACAACAGTATAGTTTTACTTCGCCGTCGAGCGGCGTGA